Genomic window (Xylanimonas protaetiae):
GCCGCCGAGGCCCTCTTCGAGGACGCGTCCCGGTGAGCCTGCGCGCCCTGCTCCCCGCGCGCAGCGACTACGACCTGCGCCCCCGCACCTTCGGGGCCGACCTCGTCGCCGGGCTGACCGTCGGCGTCGTCGCCCTGCCGCTCGCGCTCGCGTTCGGCGTCTCGTCCGGCGTCGGGGCCGCGGCCGGGCTCGTGACCGCCGTCGTCGCCGGCATCGTCGCCGCCGTGTTCGGCGGCTCCGGGGTGCAGGTGTCCGGCCCCACCGGGGCGATGGCCGTGGTGCTCGCCCCCGTCGTCGCGCAGCACGGGCTCGGGTCGGTCGCGCTCGTCACCGTGCTCGCCGGCGTCGTCGTGCTCGTGGCCGGGGCGCTCCGGCTCGGCCGGCTCGTCACCTTCATCCCCTGGCCCGTCGTCGAGGGGTTCACGCTCGGCATCGCGTGCGTCATCTTCCTCCAGCAGGTGCCCAACGCCGTCGGCGTCCCCGCGACGGCCGGGCTCAACCCCGCCGTCGCCGCGTGGCGGTCCGTCACCGCCGCCGCGGCGTCCGCGGACACGGCCACCCTGTGGACGCTCGGCGCCGCCGCGGCCGTCGCCGCCGTCATGCTCGTCCTCCAGCGCGTCGCCCCGGCCGTGCCCGCCTCGCTCGTCGGCGTCGCGCTCGTCACCGTGCTGGCCGAGGCGCTCCACGCGCCCGTGGCCCGCATCGGCGCGCTGCCCGCGTCGCTCCCGCTGCCCGTGCTGCCCTCCGCGAGCGCCGGCGCCCTGCGCGACCTGCTCGGGTCCGCCCTCGCCGTCGCCGCCCTCGCCGCCATCGAGTCGCTCCTGTCCGCCCGCGTCGCCGCGACGATGGCGGCGGGCACCGGGAGCGTCTACCAGCCCGACCGCGAGCTCGTCGGCCAGGGCCTCGCGTCCGTCGCCAGCGGCCTGTTCGGCGGCATGCCCGCCACCGGCGCCATCGCCCGCACCGCCGTCAACGTGCGCTCCGGCGCCCGCACCCGCCTCGCCGCCATCGTCCACGCCCTCGTCATCCTCGCCGTCATCTACCTCGCCACCGGGCCCGTCGGGCGCATCCCGCTCGCGGCGCTCGCGGGCGTCCTCATGGTCACCACGACGCGCATGATCCCCGCCCGCACGGTGCTGCGGGTCGTGCGCGCCAGCCGGTCGACGGCCGTCGTGTTCGCCGTCACCGCCGTCATCACCGTGGCGTTCGACCTCATCGAGGCCGTCGAGATCGGCGTGCTCGTGGCCGCGTTCTTCGCGCTGCGCGCCGTCGCCGGCGCGGCGGGCGTCCACCGCGAGCCCCTGCCCGGCCCGGCGCTGCCCGGGGACGAGCACGTGGCCCTGTTCCGGCTCGAGGGCGCCATGTTCTTCGGCGCGGCCGAGCGGGTGCTGTCGCAGGTGTCCGAGGACTCGCGGCGCGACGGCGTCAGCGTCGTCGTGCTGCGGCTGTCCGGGCTGCGCATGGTCGACGCCACGGGCGCGAAGGCGCTCGCCGAGCTGGTCCAGGAGCTCGAGCGCCGGGGCGTCACCGTGCTGGTCAAGGGGATCAAGCCGGCGCACCTCGGCCTGCTGCGCACCGTCGGCGTGCTCGACGAGCTGCGCGACGAGCGCCACCTCTTCGCGTCGCTCGACGACGCCGTCGAGCACGCCCGCTCCCACGTCGCGCGAGCCGCGGCCGCGGCGCGGCCGGGCGTGCGCTGAGCGGCGCTACTTCGCGTCGGCGTACGTGTCGACGACGGCGACCGTGAGCGGGAACTCGACCGGGTAGTCGCCGAACAGCAGGCGCCCGGCCTCCGCGGCGGCGGCGCGCAGCTCACGAGCGACGTCGTCGGCGAGCTCGCGGGGGCGTGGACCACCACCTCGTCGTGCAGGAAGAACGCCAGGTGCGGGCGGCGCGCGAACACGCCGTCGCGCGTTGCCGGCCCCGCCTCGCCGAGCGCCCACAGCCGGCGCCGGGCCGACGCGAGCCACGCCAGCGCCCACTCGGCGGCCGTGCCCTGCACCACGAAGTTGCGGGTGAACCGCCCGAACGAGCGCGTGTAGGAGCGGGCGCGGGCGCCGTCGTCGGCGTCGTACGCGCCCGCCTGCACGCGCTCCCAGTCGGCGCCGGGGCGCGGTGAGCCGCGGCCCAGCCACGTCGAGACCACCTCGCCGCGCTCGCCCGCGCGGGCGGCCTCCTCCACGAGGGCGATCGCGCGCGGGAAGGCGCGCGCGAGGCTCGGCAGCACCTGGGCGCTCGCGCCCGTGGTGCCGCCGTACATCGCGCCGAGCATGCCCACCTTGGCCAGGTCGCGCGTCGCGACCGCGCCCGAGGCGACGATGCCCGCGTACATGTCGCCCTCGCGGCCCGCCGCGGCCATGGCCTCGTCGCCGCTCATCGCGGCGAGCACGCGGGGTTCCAGCTGGGCGACGTCGGCGACGACGAACGTCCACCCGTCGTCTGCCACGACGGCGCGGCGCACGTCCTTGGGCAGCTGCAGCGCTCCCCCGCCCACGCTCGACCAGCGTCCCGTGACGACGCCGCCCACCACGTACTCCGAGCGGAACCGGCCTTCGCGCACCCAGGTGTCGAGCCAGCTCCACCCGTTCGCGGTGAGCAGGCGGCTGAGCTTCTTGTACTCCAGCAGCGGCGCGACGACAGGGTGGTCGACCTCCTGGAGCTCCCACTTGGACAGGCTCTTGACGCCGACGCCCGCGTACTGGAGCGCCTTGAGCAGGGTGGGGTGCGAGTCCGGGTTGAGCGTGGGCGGGGCGTCGACCAGCTCGCGGATGCGGACGGCGAGCGCCTCCAGCCGTGCGGGACGCTGCCCGAAGGGTGGCCGCGGGCCGAGGCGCTCGGTGAGGATCCGGTCGTGCAGGTCGGCGCGCCAGGGCAGGCCCGTGTGGTGCATCTCGGCGGCGACGAGCGCCCCGGCGGACTCGGCGGCGAGCAGGAAGCGCAGCCGGCCCGGGTCGGTCGCGGCGGCGAGGGCGGCCTCCTGGTCGGCGAGCTCGCGCGTCTCGTCGAGGGCGGCGTACGGGTCGGGCGCCGGGGCGGCGACCTCGCCGAGATCGAACAGGCCCTCGGGCGTGGGCTCGAGCCGCGGGACGCCGGGCGGCGGCCCGGCGGGGGCCGGGTCGAGCCGGTCCCACGGCCCCGGCTCGGCCCGCGCGAAGGGCGTGCGCGCCGTCAGGGGCGAGCGCCGCAGGACGGTGTGCGCGAGCCGGAGGTCGTGCGCCCGCTCGACGCGGACGCCGTCGTCGAGCAGCCCCGGGTACCAGCGGTTCGTGTCGTCCCACGTCCAGCGGGGCGACGGCGCGCCGCCCTCGCCGGCACGCACGACGTCGGGCAGGGACGCCTGGCGGTCGTGCTCGGTGAGGACGCGGTTCACTCGCCCATCCTCCACGGTGCCACCGACACGACGGGGGCCACCGACACGACGGGCGCCGCCGCCACTACGATGGGCACCCCGGACCTGGGGCTGGCAGCCTGGGGCGGGCACCATCCGGGCAAGACTGCAGAGAGGAAGTGGTCGCATGCCGTCCGCTGACAACCCCGACGCCAAGGCCGCGGCGAGCGAGGACGCCAAGGCGCGGTTCCGCGCCGCGCTGGAGAAGAAGAACGCGGCCCAGCACCGCCACAACGACGGCCAGCGCAACACCGGCACCGTGCACGGGTCGGAGACCACGGGCCCCGCGGGGCAGAAGATGTTCCGCCGCAAGAGCGGCTGACCTTGCGCTCTCTGGTCGGGCCCCGCCCAGCCAGGTCTGAAGGCCGCTGGTCCGCTCGCGCGGGTCGGCGGCCTTCGTCGTCGGGCGGGCGCTCGCGCCGGTCCGCACGAGGACGCCGGGTCAGGTGCCCGTCGCCGCCACCGCCGTCGCGACGGGGACGAGCCCGCTCGTCAGCTCCAGCGTGCGGCGCACCGCCGCACCCGAGACGACGAGCTCCGCGAGCACCATCGCCACGTCCGCGCGCGGCACGCTGCCGCGCGGCACGTGCCGGCCCGCGAGCGTGACGCGGCCCGTGCTCGGGCCGTCCGTCAGGGCGCCCGCGCGCACGATGGTCCAGTCGAGGCCCGTCGCCTTGAGCGCCTCCTCGGCCTGGGTCTTCGCGTCGAGGTAGGCCACCCACACGGGCGTCGAGCCCTGCGCCGCGGGCGCGCCCGCCCGGGTCGTCGAGATCTGCACGAACCGCCGCACGCCCGCCCGCTCCGCGGCGGCCGCGAGCAGGATCGAGGCGTCCCGGTCCACGGTGTACTTGCGCTCGGCGGTGGAGCCCGGCCCGGCGCCCGCCGCGAAGACCGCGGCGTCCGCGCCCTCCAGCACCTGCGCGACCGCCTCGACGTCGGTGTGCTCCAGGTCGAGCACGACGGCGGTGCCGCCCAGGGCCTCGACGTCGGCGACGTGCTCGGGGTTGCGGACGATGCCGACGACGTCGTGCCCGCGGTTGGCGAGCGTGCGCGTGAGGGTGAGCGCGATCTTGCCGTGGCCGCCGGCGACGACGACGCGAAGCTTGGCACGGT
Coding sequences:
- a CDS encoding SulP family inorganic anion transporter; its protein translation is MSLRALLPARSDYDLRPRTFGADLVAGLTVGVVALPLALAFGVSSGVGAAAGLVTAVVAGIVAAVFGGSGVQVSGPTGAMAVVLAPVVAQHGLGSVALVTVLAGVVVLVAGALRLGRLVTFIPWPVVEGFTLGIACVIFLQQVPNAVGVPATAGLNPAVAAWRSVTAAAASADTATLWTLGAAAAVAAVMLVLQRVAPAVPASLVGVALVTVLAEALHAPVARIGALPASLPLPVLPSASAGALRDLLGSALAVAALAAIESLLSARVAATMAAGTGSVYQPDRELVGQGLASVASGLFGGMPATGAIARTAVNVRSGARTRLAAIVHALVILAVIYLATGPVGRIPLAALAGVLMVTTTRMIPARTVLRVVRASRSTAVVFAVTAVITVAFDLIEAVEIGVLVAAFFALRAVAGAAGVHREPLPGPALPGDEHVALFRLEGAMFFGAAERVLSQVSEDSRRDGVSVVVLRLSGLRMVDATGAKALAELVQELERRGVTVLVKGIKPAHLGLLRTVGVLDELRDERHLFASLDDAVEHARSHVARAAAAARPGVR
- a CDS encoding DUF5302 domain-containing protein produces the protein MPSADNPDAKAAASEDAKARFRAALEKKNAAQHRHNDGQRNTGTVHGSETTGPAGQKMFRRKSG
- a CDS encoding SDR family oxidoreductase, which codes for MPHRAKLRVVVAGGHGKIALTLTRTLANRGHDVVGIVRNPEHVADVEALGGTAVVLDLEHTDVEAVAQVLEGADAAVFAAGAGPGSTAERKYTVDRDASILLAAAAERAGVRRFVQISTTRAGAPAAQGSTPVWVAYLDAKTQAEEALKATGLDWTIVRAGALTDGPSTGRVTLAGRHVPRGSVPRADVAMVLAELVVSGAAVRRTLELTSGLVPVATAVAATGT